One window from the genome of Nicotiana tomentosiformis chromosome 5, ASM39032v3, whole genome shotgun sequence encodes:
- the LOC138892852 gene encoding uncharacterized protein has product MCEKPQVEKFTVEKGVGDLGKEVDTTAIELMVEGEGCKEPVQKEASNGLSFNWTEDEDDDGGEKEEKVVNSHEEHGAQNIANEEENSENGGASGDEKESNTDDKTCEHVNDSAEGENHIEEEDDSESEGEDQEKVSESEGGNDESKEEDENVSEESEGSMTIENTVISLSEETGEATKAQEPESLLTPFAGDEEVSSDGDNMPLSEVGKKPGRLL; this is encoded by the coding sequence ATGTGTGAGAAGCCACAAGTGGAGAAATTCACTGTAGAAAAGGGTGTAGGTGATTTGGGGAAGGAAGTGGATACTACTGCTATAGAGCTTATGGTTGAGGGGGAAGGATGTAAAGAACCTGTGCAAAAGGAGGCTTCTAATGGCCTATCTTTTAATTGGACTGAGGATGAGGATGATGATGGGGGTGAAAAAGAAGAGAAAGTTGTGAACAGTCATGAGGAGCATGGTGCTCAAAACATAGCCAATGAAGAAGAAAATAGTGAGAATGGGGGAGCGTCTGGAGATGAGAAGGAGAGTAATACAGACGATAAGACATGTGAACACGTTAATGATTCTGCAGAAGGAGAAAATCATATTGAAGAGGAGGATGACTCTGAAAGTGAGGGCGAGGATCAAGAAAAGGTAAGTGAGAGTGAAGGAGGTAATGACGAGAGTAAGGAAGAAGATGAGAATGTGAGTGAGGAATCTGAAGGTTCCATGACCATTGAGAACACTGTCATATCCCTTTCAGAAGAAACTGGTGAAGCGACAAAGGCTCAAGAACCTGAGTCTCTATTAACTCCATTCGCTGGAGATGAAGAAGTTAGCAGTGATGGAGATAATATGCCACTATCTGAGGTAGGGAAGAAACCAGGAAGACTCTTGTGA